One genomic segment of uncultured Desulfobacter sp. includes these proteins:
- a CDS encoding dipeptide epimerase, whose amino-acid sequence MKITKIKIWKENLELTRPYTIAYETFTHVENLFVQLETDTGLMGIGAGSPAKDVTGESIDACEKALTEQACDLFEGMDLADAVSRLKAMETKMAATPAAMAAMDIALHDLIGKALDRPLVDILGRVHTAMPTSITIGIKRLDEMLAEADEYTGRGFKILKVKTGKDVEEDIERVRRLKAHVSADVRIRVDANQGYNVDQYKTFLAYTRDTNLEFVEQPLHVNQTAAMADLSEDERNFSMADESLQKPADAYALSHPPLPFGLFNIKLMKCGGIAPGLEIAGIARHCGIGLMWGCMDESIVSITAALHAAFASPATRYLDLDGSLDLAKDMVDQGFIIENGMMRLTDRPGLGVRIL is encoded by the coding sequence ATGAAAATTACAAAAATAAAAATTTGGAAAGAAAACCTGGAGCTGACACGGCCTTACACCATTGCCTATGAAACCTTCACCCACGTGGAAAATTTGTTTGTTCAGCTTGAAACAGACACAGGGCTTATGGGCATCGGGGCAGGTTCCCCGGCCAAAGATGTGACCGGTGAAAGCATTGATGCTTGTGAGAAGGCGTTAACCGAACAGGCGTGTGACCTTTTTGAAGGTATGGATTTGGCAGATGCCGTTTCCCGGCTTAAAGCCATGGAAACAAAAATGGCGGCAACACCTGCAGCCATGGCGGCCATGGATATTGCCCTGCATGATCTCATCGGCAAGGCTCTGGATCGCCCCCTGGTGGATATCCTGGGGCGTGTGCACACCGCCATGCCTACATCCATTACCATTGGCATTAAACGTCTTGACGAGATGCTGGCCGAAGCGGACGAATATACCGGCCGGGGATTCAAGATTCTTAAGGTAAAAACAGGCAAGGATGTGGAGGAAGACATTGAACGGGTCCGTCGCCTCAAGGCGCACGTCAGTGCCGATGTCCGCATCCGGGTGGACGCCAACCAGGGATACAATGTGGATCAATACAAAACGTTTCTGGCATACACACGCGACACGAATCTGGAATTTGTGGAGCAGCCGCTCCATGTGAACCAGACAGCGGCCATGGCGGATTTGTCTGAAGATGAACGGAATTTTTCCATGGCGGACGAGAGCCTGCAAAAACCTGCCGACGCCTATGCCCTGAGTCATCCGCCGCTGCCCTTTGGGCTGTTCAACATTAAACTGATGAAATGCGGCGGCATTGCCCCGGGCCTTGAAATTGCCGGAATCGCCCGGCACTGCGGCATTGGACTGATGTGGGGGTGTATGGACGAAAGTATTGTAAGCATTACCGCTGCCCTGCATGCCGCCTTTGCAAGTCCTGCTACCCGGTATCTGGATCTTGACGGCAGTCTGGATCTTGCCAAAGACATGGTGGATCAGGGATTTATTATTGAAAACGGAATGATGCGCCTGACAGACCGGCCGGGCTTAGGGGTTCGCATCCTTTAG
- a CDS encoding iron ABC transporter substrate-binding protein, whose product MKTKLALFYVGLFLILTVFPVNAKNILDSTGRTVAVPDQISRIICSGPGALRLITYFNAQDLVVAVDDMETARKKFDARPYAIANPQYKKLPVFGEFRGNDDPEKILGLVAQPQVIFKTYAGMGYDPVELSQKTGIPVVVLGYGNLAVQRDIIYNSLWIIGQVLNREERAEALVGFFDDQIAELNQRTASVENKKTCFIGGIAHKGPHGFQSTEPRYPPFEFVNAANIANASDVKVKNLSHSSFSKEKLLEENPEVLFLDLSTLQMGDGHSGFDELKTDPVLQALDAVADGRVYGVLPYNWYTQNFGSILADAWYVGKVLYPEQFEDVDPVKKADEIYEFLLSAKVYAAMDALFRSKAFKPIYLGAK is encoded by the coding sequence ATGAAGACAAAACTTGCATTGTTCTATGTCGGTCTGTTTTTGATCCTGACTGTTTTTCCGGTAAATGCAAAAAACATTCTGGACAGCACGGGTAGAACAGTGGCGGTACCGGATCAAATCAGCCGCATTATCTGCTCGGGTCCGGGTGCCTTGCGCTTGATTACCTATTTCAATGCCCAGGATCTGGTGGTGGCTGTGGATGATATGGAAACGGCCAGAAAAAAGTTTGATGCAAGACCCTATGCCATCGCCAATCCCCAGTACAAAAAATTGCCCGTGTTCGGGGAGTTCCGGGGAAACGACGACCCTGAAAAAATTTTGGGCCTTGTGGCACAGCCCCAGGTTATTTTTAAGACATATGCCGGCATGGGTTATGACCCGGTTGAATTATCACAAAAAACAGGTATCCCGGTGGTGGTGCTGGGATATGGCAATCTTGCCGTTCAAAGGGACATTATTTACAACAGTCTGTGGATCATCGGCCAGGTGCTGAACCGGGAAGAACGGGCCGAGGCGTTGGTCGGCTTTTTTGACGATCAGATCGCTGAACTCAACCAGCGTACCGCATCCGTTGAAAACAAAAAAACGTGTTTTATTGGCGGCATTGCACATAAAGGCCCCCATGGATTCCAGTCCACAGAGCCCCGTTATCCGCCTTTTGAGTTTGTGAATGCCGCCAATATCGCAAATGCATCTGACGTCAAGGTAAAGAATTTGTCCCACTCAAGTTTTTCCAAAGAGAAACTGCTGGAAGAAAATCCTGAAGTTTTGTTTCTGGATCTTTCCACTCTACAGATGGGGGACGGTCATAGCGGGTTCGATGAGTTGAAAACAGATCCCGTATTACAGGCGCTGGATGCCGTGGCAGATGGCCGGGTCTACGGAGTGCTGCCCTATAACTGGTACACCCAGAATTTCGGTTCCATCCTGGCCGATGCCTGGTATGTGGGAAAAGTGCTTTATCCGGAGCAGTTTGAGGATGTTGATCCGGTTAAGAAAGCAGATGAAATTTATGAATTTCTGCTATCTGCCAAAGTATATGCAGCCATGGATGCCCTGTTCCGGAGCAAGGCTTTCAAACCAATTTATTTAGGGGCGAAATAA
- a CDS encoding DUF1611 domain-containing protein — protein sequence MNQTQTEKNAQTYMGTAVVLTRGRFHLNHAKTAHGLVRGTERFKILGVIDEISAGKDAGVVLDGVQRDIPIFPSVQAFTSATGNPPDYAVIGVALCGGRLDDAWQALVLDVMSQGISIVNGLHMPLSDIAAFKEAAEKYNVEIIDFRRSKPFDQLKYWTGKVFDITIPRIAVLGTDCALGKRTTTRMLMQMCRSNGIKTEFIFTGQTGWLQGSPYGFILDATPNDFVCGELEAAIVECAEKSNPDLMILEGQSALRNPLGPCGSEFIVSAGAKGVILQHAPFRKFFDTAEAFGCCLPTAEDEIKLIEMYGAKVIAVTLNGEGGTREELVRYARQLKATTKLPVIDPLNDDLSTFLPVIRAFIDN from the coding sequence ATGAATCAAACCCAGACAGAAAAAAATGCCCAGACTTATATGGGAACCGCCGTGGTCCTGACCCGAGGACGGTTCCATCTTAACCATGCAAAGACCGCTCACGGCCTTGTACGGGGAACGGAACGGTTCAAAATTTTAGGCGTCATTGATGAGATCAGTGCCGGAAAGGATGCGGGCGTTGTGCTGGACGGCGTTCAAAGGGACATTCCCATTTTTCCAAGTGTTCAGGCATTCACCAGCGCCACCGGCAACCCCCCGGATTATGCAGTCATCGGGGTGGCCCTGTGCGGCGGACGGCTCGATGACGCCTGGCAGGCCCTTGTGCTGGATGTAATGTCTCAGGGGATTTCCATTGTCAACGGACTGCACATGCCGTTGTCGGATATTGCCGCATTTAAAGAGGCCGCTGAAAAATATAATGTTGAAATTATTGATTTCAGGCGCAGTAAACCCTTTGACCAGCTTAAATACTGGACAGGAAAAGTTTTTGACATCACCATCCCCAGGATCGCCGTTCTGGGCACGGACTGTGCGCTGGGGAAACGTACTACCACCCGGATGCTCATGCAGATGTGCCGGTCAAACGGGATTAAGACGGAATTTATTTTCACCGGGCAGACCGGCTGGCTCCAGGGCTCCCCTTACGGATTTATTCTGGATGCCACGCCCAATGATTTTGTATGCGGTGAACTTGAAGCAGCCATTGTTGAATGTGCAGAAAAATCCAACCCGGATCTTATGATTCTGGAGGGTCAATCTGCTCTTCGTAACCCATTAGGCCCCTGCGGTTCGGAATTCATTGTATCCGCCGGTGCAAAGGGGGTGATCCTCCAGCATGCGCCTTTCAGGAAATTTTTTGACACGGCAGAGGCCTTTGGCTGTTGCCTGCCTACAGCCGAAGATGAGATCAAGCTGATTGAAATGTACGGAGCAAAAGTGATTGCCGTGACACTGAACGGCGAAGGCGGCACCCGGGAAGAGCTTGTCCGGTATGCACGGCAACTGAAGGCTACCACGAAACTGCCGGTAATCGATCCTCTGAACGATGACCTGTCAACGTTTTTGCCGGTTATCAGGGCGTTCATCGATAATTAG
- a CDS encoding methylenetetrahydrofolate reductase, whose amino-acid sequence MRVAQLYKDKQPAISFEFFPFRDDKTQASFNNSIDALSPLNPDYFSVTFGAGGSTRDGSYDTVKTLLDRHLPTVAYIAGFGLAPDEIREVLDRYKALGIETIFVIRGDQPKDADFKPHPDSFAYACDLIKFIKDNYEFTLGCAGYPEGHVQAQSLESDIKYLKMKQDAGAQYVVVQFFYDNEFYFSYVNKCRDAGVTIPIIPGIMPIYTLKLTKILTSVCGASIPKAMQAKMDAVDKDDKDAVLNLGIDYATEQCKGLLAKGVPGLHIYTMNRSRSTKAILDALKKENFI is encoded by the coding sequence ATGCGTGTAGCCCAGTTATATAAGGATAAACAACCAGCTATTTCCTTTGAATTTTTTCCCTTCCGGGACGATAAAACCCAAGCGTCTTTTAACAATAGCATTGACGCCCTGAGCCCCTTGAATCCCGATTATTTCAGCGTCACCTTCGGAGCCGGCGGTTCCACCAGGGACGGTTCCTATGACACCGTCAAAACCCTTTTGGACAGACATCTTCCCACCGTGGCGTACATTGCCGGTTTCGGCCTTGCCCCGGACGAAATCCGCGAGGTTTTGGACAGATATAAGGCCCTGGGAATTGAAACGATTTTTGTGATCCGGGGAGATCAGCCCAAAGATGCCGATTTTAAACCCCATCCGGACAGCTTTGCCTATGCCTGTGACCTGATTAAATTCATAAAAGACAACTATGAATTTACCTTGGGTTGCGCCGGTTACCCCGAAGGCCATGTCCAGGCACAAAGTCTTGAGTCCGACATCAAATACCTTAAAATGAAACAAGATGCCGGGGCGCAATACGTGGTGGTGCAGTTTTTTTATGATAATGAATTTTATTTTTCCTATGTGAACAAATGCAGGGACGCTGGCGTCACTATTCCCATTATCCCCGGCATCATGCCGATATATACGCTGAAACTGACAAAAATTTTGACATCGGTGTGCGGCGCAAGCATTCCGAAAGCCATGCAGGCTAAGATGGATGCTGTGGACAAGGACGACAAGGATGCCGTGCTTAACCTTGGTATTGACTATGCCACAGAACAGTGCAAAGGGCTTCTGGCCAAAGGGGTTCCGGGCCTGCACATTTACACCATGAACCGAAGCCGTTCCACAAAGGCCATCTTGGACGCTTTAAAAAAAGAGAATTTTATCTAA
- a CDS encoding iron ABC transporter permease: MHFDHGAVPDAYVGYIRKKSWLLFALFSLMAGLFIISLCNGAVKLPLLDVVQTLMLDAPSRKADLIVWHIRLPQTVIAILGGAGLSVSGAVMQSVLKNPLASPFTLGISHAAAFGAALSVIIMGAGVMSSSSGDAVAISSPVITVATAFSFAIITALIIIFIAGKKGASPHVMVLTGVALGSLFTAGTMLLQFFADDVQLAAMVFWTFGDLARADWNDIALIAPVVLVLLGFFLVKSRDYNGMAMGDESAKGIGIRVEWIRLSGMLAASLMTALIISFVGIISFVGLAAPHIVRRIIGDDHRFLLPASILVGALILLAADMVARLVMLPHVLPVSIFTAFLGAPVFIYLIIRGNPR, encoded by the coding sequence ATGCACTTTGATCATGGTGCTGTACCTGATGCCTATGTCGGGTATATTCGCAAAAAATCCTGGTTGCTTTTTGCCTTGTTCAGCCTGATGGCAGGACTGTTTATCATCTCTTTGTGCAACGGGGCCGTAAAACTTCCTTTGCTGGATGTGGTGCAGACACTAATGTTGGATGCGCCGTCCCGAAAAGCTGACCTCATCGTATGGCATATTCGACTACCCCAGACTGTTATCGCTATCTTAGGAGGGGCCGGCCTATCCGTTTCCGGTGCAGTAATGCAGTCGGTGTTGAAAAACCCTTTGGCCTCACCCTTTACCCTTGGCATTTCCCATGCGGCCGCATTTGGGGCGGCGCTGTCTGTGATTATCATGGGGGCCGGGGTGATGTCATCGTCTTCCGGTGATGCTGTGGCCATTTCAAGTCCGGTGATCACCGTGGCAACTGCATTTTCATTTGCCATTATCACCGCATTAATCATCATCTTTATAGCCGGCAAAAAAGGGGCATCCCCCCACGTCATGGTGCTCACCGGCGTGGCATTGGGCTCCCTTTTTACTGCCGGGACCATGCTGCTGCAGTTTTTTGCCGATGACGTGCAGCTGGCTGCCATGGTGTTCTGGACCTTTGGGGACCTGGCCAGAGCAGACTGGAACGACATTGCACTGATCGCCCCGGTTGTGCTGGTGCTGCTTGGTTTTTTCCTGGTAAAATCCCGGGACTACAACGGCATGGCAATGGGGGATGAGAGTGCCAAAGGCATTGGCATACGGGTGGAATGGATCAGACTTTCCGGTATGTTGGCCGCCTCTTTGATGACGGCTTTGATCATCAGCTTTGTGGGTATTATCAGTTTTGTGGGGCTGGCCGCCCCCCATATTGTGCGGCGCATCATCGGTGACGACCACCGGTTCCTTTTGCCGGCATCCATTCTGGTAGGGGCCTTGATTCTTCTGGCCGCAGATATGGTTGCCCGGCTGGTCATGCTGCCCCATGTGCTGCCGGTCTCTATTTTTACGGCATTTTTAGGGGCACCGGTTTTTATTTACCTTATTATTAGAGGCAATCCCAGATGA
- a CDS encoding ABC transporter ATP-binding protein — protein sequence MILTVNQIGFKYKSLKILEDINFSIPRGEITVILGPNGVGKTTLLKCLNKILTPSSGRIHVKDKPLKAMDIRQIAKEISYVAQYNEAGKITVFDAVLMGRYPHIRFTATKEDLKKVGSVLTHLNLSHMALKNLYELSGGELQQVAIARALVQETDILLLDEPTSSLDLKNQTRILSLVRHIAQDHNLAVIMTMHDLNSALRYADQYICLKNHTVFGAGKIEEIRSDLLTNVYGLPVEIIRHKGYPLVVPIEDASKAA from the coding sequence ATGATTCTGACAGTGAACCAGATTGGTTTTAAGTATAAATCCCTTAAGATTCTTGAGGATATCAATTTTTCCATTCCCCGGGGTGAAATCACCGTAATATTAGGACCCAACGGCGTGGGGAAAACTACACTACTTAAGTGCCTCAATAAAATTTTAACCCCTTCATCGGGGCGGATTCATGTAAAAGATAAGCCGTTGAAAGCCATGGATATCCGTCAAATTGCCAAAGAAATCAGCTATGTGGCCCAGTATAACGAAGCCGGTAAAATCACGGTGTTTGACGCCGTCCTCATGGGGCGATATCCCCATATCCGGTTTACTGCCACCAAGGAAGACTTAAAAAAAGTCGGGTCGGTGTTGACGCATCTGAACCTGTCACACATGGCCCTTAAAAATCTGTACGAACTTTCCGGCGGGGAACTCCAGCAGGTGGCCATTGCCAGGGCCCTGGTCCAGGAAACCGATATCCTGTTGCTGGACGAACCCACTTCCAGCCTGGATTTAAAAAATCAGACCCGGATTCTAAGTCTTGTCCGGCATATTGCACAGGACCACAACCTTGCGGTGATCATGACCATGCATGACCTGAACTCGGCGCTGCGGTATGCGGATCAGTATATCTGCTTAAAAAATCACACAGTATTCGGGGCGGGAAAAATTGAAGAAATCCGGTCGGATTTGCTTACAAACGTGTACGGACTGCCGGTTGAAATTATCCGGCATAAGGGGTATCCCCTGGTGGTGCCGATTGAAGATGCCTCCAAGGCGGCCTGA